In Fragaria vesca subsp. vesca linkage group LG5, FraVesHawaii_1.0, whole genome shotgun sequence, the genomic stretch CTGACGTCACACACCCCAAGCATCTCACCGTTCACACACCCTAAAAACCACATGACGTACACCCTGATCCACCAATCTCAGCCGTCCATTTACCCTTCATTTCCAAGACAGATAACTCCGTGCTCGCGCCTCCACGTGTGACCTACTACACCACCTACGTGGAAGCCCCAAGCTCCTCCACGTCAACATCCCAAAACCTTGTCGCCTACCAAAAAAAAAAAAGTGGACTTTTCTGAGTTTCTGTCTCACGCTATAAATCTGAAGCCTTTCTCTGTTTCTAGGCATCGCAAATGCTCTGTTCTTCTTCTCGTCTTGTCTTCCGTAGAAACCTCGCCGTCGCTGCAGCTCTTGTTTTCCCCAGGCAATTCTCAACCGTTTCCAAGAATACCCTCTTGCGTCCCTCGTGTTTTCCCTCCATCAAAGCACAGTCTTTCAACCCAGTTTCGTCTTTTCAATTCAATCGATCAATGGCTAGCCAATCCTCCCAACCAAAAACCGTCCACGACTTCACTGTCAAGGTTGGTTTTTTCTCTTTTTTCCTGAATAATTTTGGATTTTTTTTATATTTTCGATTAGCAGCAATCAGACTATGAAGGGTGTTTCTTTGTGTAGTTGTATATTGCTAGTGGGTTTTAGGTTGCGCAAAATGTGTTGTGTTTCTTGTTATGATGTTATATATTGGGACTTTGATGTGTATAATTGTGTTGGTCTATTTGTAGGATGCCAGGGGCAATGACGTTGATCTGAGCACATACAAAGGAAAGGTCCTTTTGATTGTCAATGTCGCATCACAATGGTACACCATGCCTTCGCTTTTTTATTATGTTGCTGATTATACTATGGCTATGCTACAACTGAATTGGCACTTTAGATAAACATATTTCTCTTGGTAATCAAGGTAGTTAGGTCCTTAGTTGTGATGACCCTTGTCTCAAACTAGCAGTTGTCTCTGCTTTCGATTTCGTCTTCTGTTGCCTTATAGAGTTTGCAAATCGATTTTGATGCAGTGGGTTGACCAATTCAAACTACACAGAACTGGCTCAGTTGTACGAGAAGTACAAAACTCAAGGTTTACTTTCTAACTCCCTTTCTTCCTTTTGCTTCCTTATAATCCTTGTCGCTTCATTGCTTTATAGCTGAACTCGTGTATCTGTTTCCTCTGCAGGTTTGGAGATTTTGGCATTCCCGTGCAATCAGTTTGGAGCTCAGGAGCCAGGGTCTAATGACGAGATTGTGGAGTTTGCTTGCACTCGCTTTAAGGCCGAGTATCCCATCTTTGACAAGGTATGAAGGCGATTTTGTTTCCCATATGTTGAATGGAATCAAGTCATTTGAGTAGCAGTGGAGTTTAACATGCTTTATGTTCTCATTTTAGGTGGATGTGAATGGTGACAAAGCCACTCCATTGTATAAGTTCTTGAAGTCGAGCAAAGGTGGTCTCTTTGGTGACAGCATCAAGTGGAACTTCTCCAAGTTCCTTGTTGACAAGGAAGGGAATGTTGTCAACCGTTATGCCCCAACAACTACTCCTCTTAGCATCGAGGTACATAACAATTCGTGCATTGCAGTGCATAAATGTACAACTCTTAGGTGATATTGATTTTGCTGATTGTCTCTTTTAACATCATTGTGGTTGGTCTTTGTGTTTGCAGAAGGATGTGAAGAAGCTGTTGGGGGTTGCATGAATCAGCTCCTTATGAATAACTGAGAGGGTTTACTAGGAATAAAAAACTGTAATGAGAATAAGTTTCTGTATTGTTGGACATGTTCTTAGAAATTATGTTTCTCTGAAGCAACCTGTATGCTGTTTTCATCAGTATAATTCAATGAATATATGCA encodes the following:
- the LOC101294363 gene encoding probable phospholipid hydroperoxide glutathione peroxidase 6, mitochondrial-like, whose product is MLCSSSRLVFRRNLAVAAALVFPRQFSTVSKNTLLRPSCFPSIKAQSFNPVSSFQFNRSMASQSSQPKTVHDFTVKDARGNDVDLSTYKGKVLLIVNVASQCGLTNSNYTELAQLYEKYKTQGLEILAFPCNQFGAQEPGSNDEIVEFACTRFKAEYPIFDKVDVNGDKATPLYKFLKSSKGGLFGDSIKWNFSKFLVDKEGNVVNRYAPTTTPLSIEKDVKKLLGVA